A part of Entelurus aequoreus isolate RoL-2023_Sb linkage group LG03, RoL_Eaeq_v1.1, whole genome shotgun sequence genomic DNA contains:
- the LOC133646663 gene encoding glutathione-specific gamma-glutamylcyclotransferase 1-like produces MKPQQEILQGKSSQWIFGYGSLVWKPDFVYQKRQIGYVEGYKRRFWQGDDFYRGDKENPGRVVTLVEDQKACTWGVAYEVTDAEIKEAFQYLNMREVVQGGYITKTVEFIPQEKGKDPVPAIVYIATANSPTYLGPASHQEIADTIVVCRGKTGHNMEYLFRLADFMRLSCPEAEDEHLFSIEAAVLNVYHICAVQNSLLSKTV; encoded by the exons ATGAAACCACAGCAGGAGATCTTGCAAGGGAAAAGTAGTCAGTGGATATTTGGTTATGGCTCCTTAGTGTGGAAACCTGATTTTGTCTACCAGAAGAGACAAATAGGCTACGTTGAAGGCTACAAACGACGATTTTGGCAAGGAGATGACTTTTATCGAGGAGACAAGGAGAAT CCAGGAAGAGTGGTGACGCTCGTAGAGGACCAGAAG GCTTGCACGTGGGGAGTGGCCTACGAAGTGACAGATGCTGAGATAAAAGAGGCCTTTCAGTACCTCAACATGAGAGAAGTGGTGCAAGGAGGTTACATAACAAAAACGGTGGAGTTCATCCCTCAGGAGAAGGGTAAGGACCCCGTTCCTGCCATTGTTTACATCGCCACCGCCAACAGCCCCACATACCTGGGCCCGGCTTCGCACCAGGAGATTGCCGACACAATTGTGGTCTGCAGGGGCAAGACAGGCCACAACATGGAGTATCTGTTTCGACTGGCTGATTTCATGAGGCTGTCCTGCCCAGAGGCGGAGGACGAGCATCTCTTCTCCATCGAGGCCGCCGTTCTGAACGTTTACCACATCTGTGCAGTACAAAACTCCCTCCTTTCGAAGACTGTCTAA